One window of Gloeothece citriformis PCC 7424 genomic DNA carries:
- a CDS encoding PAS domain-containing sensor histidine kinase, which translates to MGTQTYWNKQLENTFKMSPRLLTCSPNYSNLWKDLKQPISFTHTSQSLPEHFTAKLLAYLSRFCSVSFCSVYHTHYLSFLGLSELEIKQLFTLPIPTQKTDLDADLSILAQSSFDQISNLTGENSLIRCAGFMFSQSSQAQDCRYRVKQFLGAVNYDQLVSFLSYIKFCHQWVESYPELFNETGYDCLFSLTELLKKEKALADFFPCSEQIFRQQLSHSNLGSLLSHRDQSTTLSLTDLEAWINSLLDQVFVIECESQKILFCNESFAQRVGVKKAAQVKGKTLFDCFNFPEAKAIAHHHQSVLVSGQPLQIKESFTVGKKSYYVDTLKVPLKDSNGEIYGIISLSRNITDLFESQQILLEKQGQLEAINQELEAFSYRVSHDLQAPLRVLDGFSQILLKTYESKLDEKGQYYLKRIRANCQRMGELIRSLLQLSHIGSSSLDSQSVNLSAIAAEISLQLKATEPERNVEFRIAPNLTVMGDYQLLTIVLTNLLNNAWKYTSNTEKALIEFDYCFQEDGTKAYFVRDNGAGFDMTYINKLFSAFERLHNEQEFPGHGIGLATVKRIIERHKGSVWAWGEVEKGATFYFQLP; encoded by the coding sequence ATGGGCACACAAACCTATTGGAACAAGCAACTTGAGAATACATTTAAAATGAGTCCCCGGTTGTTAACCTGTTCACCCAATTACTCTAACCTTTGGAAAGACCTAAAACAACCCATTTCATTTACCCACACTTCTCAATCACTCCCTGAGCATTTTACAGCTAAACTTTTAGCCTATTTATCTCGTTTCTGTTCCGTCTCTTTTTGTTCTGTTTATCATACTCATTACTTGAGTTTTTTAGGACTATCTGAGTTAGAAATTAAACAATTATTTACATTACCCATTCCCACTCAAAAAACCGATCTAGATGCGGATTTATCTATTTTGGCTCAATCCAGTTTTGACCAAATCTCTAACTTAACGGGAGAAAATAGTCTGATTCGCTGTGCTGGATTTATGTTTTCTCAAAGTTCCCAAGCGCAAGACTGTCGTTATAGAGTTAAGCAATTTTTGGGAGCGGTGAACTATGATCAGCTAGTCTCTTTTTTAAGTTATATTAAATTTTGTCATCAGTGGGTAGAAAGCTATCCTGAGCTTTTTAATGAGACCGGATATGATTGTTTATTTTCTCTAACTGAACTCCTCAAGAAAGAAAAAGCACTAGCGGATTTTTTCCCTTGCTCTGAGCAAATTTTTAGACAACAGTTATCTCATTCTAATTTAGGTTCTCTACTTTCCCATAGGGATCAAAGCACAACTCTTTCTTTAACAGATTTAGAAGCCTGGATTAATAGTCTTCTCGATCAAGTTTTTGTCATCGAATGTGAGAGTCAAAAAATACTTTTTTGTAATGAAAGTTTTGCTCAGAGGGTGGGAGTTAAAAAGGCGGCACAAGTCAAAGGAAAAACCCTTTTTGACTGTTTTAATTTTCCAGAAGCTAAAGCTATAGCTCACCATCATCAATCTGTCTTGGTTTCCGGTCAACCTCTGCAAATTAAAGAATCTTTTACCGTCGGAAAAAAATCCTATTATGTAGATACCTTAAAAGTTCCTTTAAAAGATTCTAACGGTGAAATTTATGGAATCATCAGCCTATCTCGGAATATTACCGATCTGTTTGAATCTCAGCAAATTCTTTTAGAAAAGCAAGGTCAATTAGAAGCGATTAACCAAGAATTAGAAGCCTTTTCTTATCGAGTTTCTCATGATTTACAAGCTCCTTTACGAGTCCTCGATGGCTTTAGTCAGATTCTTTTAAAAACTTATGAATCTAAACTAGATGAAAAAGGACAATATTACCTAAAACGTATCAGAGCAAATTGTCAACGGATGGGGGAACTGATCAGAAGTTTACTTCAGTTATCTCATATAGGTTCTAGTTCTCTTGACTCTCAATCCGTCAATTTAAGTGCGATCGCTGCTGAAATTTCCTTACAGTTAAAAGCAACCGAACCAGAGCGAAATGTTGAGTTTAGGATTGCCCCTAACTTGACTGTGATGGGAGATTATCAACTGCTAACGATTGTGTTAACTAATTTACTTAATAATGCTTGGAAATACACTTCTAATACTGAGAAAGCACTGATTGAATTTGATTATTGTTTCCAAGAGGATGGAACTAAAGCCTATTTTGTCCGAGATAATGGGGCGGGCTTTGATATGACCTATATTAATAAGTTATTTAGTGCTTTTGAACGTCTTCATAATGAACAAGAGTTTCCCGG